The DNA segment GACCTTCCTCGGCCAGAGCCCCGACCTCGACGAGGTGCTCGTGCGGACGGTGCGGCTGCTCTCGCAGCTCACCAACAGCGTCGCGCTCGTGCAGTACCCCTCCTTCGGCGCGGCGCGCATCCGTCACGTCGAGCTGGTCGCCCTCGCCCCGCGGCGGCTGCTCTCCGTGCTGATCACCGACACCGGCCGCGTCGACCAGCGCGTGCTCGAGACGCCCGAGGACGTCGACGAGCTGCTGCTCGGCGAGATCCGGGCGAAGCTCAACACGGCCGTTCTCGGGCTCGGTCTCGCCGCTGCGGCGGAGACGCTGCAGAGCGCGACCGAGCAGTTCAGCCCCGAGCGCCGCGACGTCGTCGACCCGGTCGTGCAGACGCTGCTCGAGCAGGTCGGCGCGAACCGGCAGGACCGCCTGGTGATGGCGGGCGCCGCGAACCTGGTGCGCACCGAGGAGGACTTCTCCGGCAGCATCTACCCCGTTCTCGAGGCGATCGAGGAGCAGGTCGAGCTGCTGCGCCTCTTCGCCGAGATGACGCCGGACCCGCGCGGCATCTCGGTCCGCATCGGCCGCGAGAACGCGCCGTTCGGCCTCCAGGAGACCTCCGTGCTGACCAGCGGCTACAACACGGCCGGCGGCCAGGTCTCGCGCCTGGGGGTCCTCGGACCGATCAGGATGGACTACTCCGGCAACATCGCGGCGGTCCGCGCCGTCGCCCGCTACCTCTCCCGCCTCCTCGGCGAGGAATGACCCGCTCCCAGACCCTCGCCGGACACCCCCGGCTCCCGACAGGTCCGCCGTGCCCGGCGCACCGACCCACGAACGAAGGACGAAGCCCCCTGTGGCCGATCACTACGAAGTCCTCGGCGTCGACCGAGACGCCTCCGCCGACGAGATCAAGAAGGCGTACCGCCGGCTCGCGCGCGAGCTGCACCCCGACGTCAACCCGAGCGCGGACGCGTCCGAGCGCTTCAAGCTCGTCACGCACGCCTACGACGTCCTGAGCGACGCCCAGCAGCGCCAGCAGTACGACCGCGGCCCGCAGGACGGCTTCCCCGGCGGCGGCGGGCAGGGCTTCGGCGGCTTCGGCGACATCTTCGAGACGTTCTTCGGCCAGGGCGCGCAGGGCTCCTCGCGCGGCCCGCGGTCGCGCCGGGAGCGCGGCCAGGACGCGCTGCTCCGCGTCGAGGTCTCGCTCGACGAGGTCATCTTCGGCACCCACCGCGACCTCGAGGTCGACACGGCCGTGCTCTGCGAGACCTGCCAGGGCTCGTGCTGCCAGCCGGGCACCTCGCCGGTCACCTGCGACATCTGCCACGGCTCGGG comes from the Rathayibacter festucae DSM 15932 genome and includes:
- the hrcA gene encoding heat-inducible transcriptional repressor HrcA → MVTERGLQVLRVIVQDYVANREPVGSKSIVERHAFGVSAATIRNEMAQLEEEELIAAPHTSSGRVPTDKGYRLFVDQLTDLRPLTAAQRQAIETFLGQSPDLDEVLVRTVRLLSQLTNSVALVQYPSFGAARIRHVELVALAPRRLLSVLITDTGRVDQRVLETPEDVDELLLGEIRAKLNTAVLGLGLAAAAETLQSATEQFSPERRDVVDPVVQTLLEQVGANRQDRLVMAGAANLVRTEEDFSGSIYPVLEAIEEQVELLRLFAEMTPDPRGISVRIGRENAPFGLQETSVLTSGYNTAGGQVSRLGVLGPIRMDYSGNIAAVRAVARYLSRLLGEE